The Candidatus Hamiltonella defensa 5AT (Acyrthosiphon pisum) DNA window ATTTATTTAAAGTCTGGGAAGGTGGGATGTCATTTCATGGCGGATTAATAGGCGTCATCTGTGTGATGCTTTTCTTCGCCCGTCGCACTCAACGGCATTTTTTTCAAGTTTCTGATTTTGTTGCACCTTTGATCCCATTTGGTCTAGCGGCAGGTCGTTTAGGTAATTTTATTAATGGAGAGTTATGGGGGCGCGTCGCAATCAATACACCTTGGGCCGTATTATTCCCTGGTTCACGTAGTGAGGATATCTCTTTTGCTGCCGGTGATCCTGAATTACAGAATTTATTGAATCAGTATGGTGTTTTGCCTCGTCATCCTTCGCAAATTTATGAAATGATCCTTGAAGGCATCGTGCTATTTATGATTCTCAACCTTTTTATTCGCCGATCCCGTCCCATTGGGAGTGTTTCTGCATTATTCCTGATAGGCTATGGTATTTTTCGGGTGATCGTTGAATTTTTTAGGCAACCAGATCAACAAATTGGTTTATTCGACGGTGTTATCAGCATGGGGCAAATTCTTTCGATTCCTATGATTTTATTTGGCTTTATAATGCTCATTTGGGCATATCGCCGTTAGTATATTTGAAATAGTTTTTATGAGGCAGTATGAAACAATATCTCCATTTGATGAAAAAGGTTTTAAACGAAGGTACTGAAAAGGAAGATCGCACGGGGACAGGGACCGTATCGATATTTGGGCATCAAATGAGGTTTAATTTAAAAGAAGGGTTTCCTCTGGTCACCACTAAAAAGTGTCATCTGCGATCTATTATTCATGAATTATTATGGTTTCTCAAAGGTGACACCAACATCGCGTATTTACGTGAAAATCAAGTTTCCATTTGGGAGGAATGGGCTGATAAAACAGGCTCTCTGGGACCCATATATGGCAAGCAATGGAGAGCTTGGGGCACGCCCGATGGCCACCAAGTGGATCAGTTATCTCAAACTCTGGAACTATTAAAAAATAACCCTGATTCGCGACGTATGATTGTGTCTGCATGGAATGTAGGCGAATTAGATAAAATGGCCTTGGCGCCCTGCCATGCTTTTTTTCAGTTTTATGTGGTAAAAAAGACTTTGTCCTGTCAATTGTATCAGCGTTCATGTGATGTTTTTTTGGGTTTGCCTTTCAATATTGCAAGCTATTCGTTATTAATGCATATGATTGCCCAGCAATGTGATTTTTTTTTAGGTGATTTTGTTTGGACAGGCGGCGACATCCATTTATATTCTAACCACCTTGATCAGGCGCATCTTCAACTGACGAGAGAACCAAGATCATTACCTCATTTATTGATCAACAGAAAACCAGATTCTCTCTTCGATTATCATTTTGAAGATTTTTCATTAGAAAAATACAACCCTTATCCTGCCATTAAAGCGCCTGTGGCCATTTAAAAATGGAACATAACAATATATTGATTTTTGAACATCGTCGTATTGAGACAGATGCACAAGGTTATCTCAAAAATACTGACCATTGGTCTGAAGCTTTAGCTCTATTTTTAGCAGAGCAAGAAGGCATTGTATTAACACCAGAACATTGGGAAATGTTGTATTTTATTCGCCATTTTTATAAAAAATTTAATACATCACCTGCGATTCGTCTTTTAGTCAAAGCGCTGCATGAAAAATATGGTCCAGACAAAGGAAATAGCCGTTATCTTTATCAATTATTTCCAAAAGGCCCTGCGACACAAGCCAGTAAAATCGGGGGGTTACCTAAGCCTGTAAAATGTATTTGATGAATATGTAGATATCATTGATATTATTACTAAAACTGATAAAATTACCGGCCGCATCTGAGGTAGATTTAAAAAATATCACTTCTAATCAGTCCCTGTAGTTAAACGGATATAACAAGCCCCTCCTAAGGGCTAGTTACTGGTTCGATTCCAGTCTGGGACACCACATGTTCACCGTATCTTTCTTGCTGATTTGCGTACTGAATCAGTAAATGAATCAAGGTTTGTTTTTCTGGATTATCTTCATATTCTAAAAGCATCTCTTTTAATTTGAGAAGATACTCTTTGATGATTCCAGGGCTGAGCACCGTGTTGAAATGCGCTTTCCAGCGCTGTTGATCTTTTTCACTCAAAGTTTCAGGATAATTTCTGGCACGAAATCGAAAAAACAGGGTTTCCAAACGAGGATCCTGAAATACTATTTTCAAGGTCGGCAAATTCTCTGGTAACGTTTTTTGAATGGTGCTTATCTCGGCCCGATCGAAATCATTAAAAAAACCGTCGTATAATTGTGCGTCTACATTATTCACTTTTGGAAAAGGTTTTTGACCGTCAAAAATGGCCACCATCTTTTCTCTGATGTCTGGATAACGCCGCAGTAGTTCTAGATTTTTTAAACAATGTTGTTGATCAATACCTAACCTCTGTGCATTTTCCCTTGACAGGGTTTTGGCCGGCGCCAATATGGGGCATTTATTGATATGGACCAATTTTAAAGGGACTTGAGCACATTCACTGCCTAATTGATCTCTGGGTGTATACAATCGTTCCCGAAGCATATCCGCCTTTAATGATAATAAAGGCGTGATATCCCCCGCTAAATCACAGACAATCACCGCATTTTGATTGTCTGGATGCCAGGCAATAGGCAATATCCAACTCGTATGGCCTTTTTCTGGGCTAAACATGCCTGAAACATGGACCAAAGGGGCCATATCCCCAATATGAATCAATGTGTTGATTTTATGTTTGCTGCGATGTGCATAAAAATAATGAAATAAACGAGGTTGAGCTGATTTTAATAATTTTGCTAATGCCATGGTCGCATAAACATCAGAAAGTGCATCATGAGCTTGAGTATGTTTTAT harbors:
- the sbcB gene encoding exodeoxyribonuclease I encodes the protein MSQNLTFYIYDYETFGQHPGLDRPAQFAGIRTDLEFHPVEDPLVLYCSPAQDYLPDPEAVMITGITPQKALSEGVNEARFAHQIHRVLSQPNTCILGYNNIRFDDEFSRHIFYRNFYDPYAYSWKNGNSRWDLLDLTRACYALRPEGIIWPKNEQGLPSFKLEHLTKANSIKHTQAHDALSDVYATMALAKLLKSAQPRLFHYFYAHRSKHKINTLIHIGDMAPLVHVSGMFSPEKGHTSWILPIAWHPDNQNAVIVCDLAGDITPLLSLKADMLRERLYTPRDQLGSECAQVPLKLVHINKCPILAPAKTLSRENAQRLGIDQQHCLKNLELLRRYPDIREKMVAIFDGQKPFPKVNNVDAQLYDGFFNDFDRAEISTIQKTLPENLPTLKIVFQDPRLETLFFRFRARNYPETLSEKDQQRWKAHFNTVLSPGIIKEYLLKLKEMLLEYEDNPEKQTLIHLLIQYANQQERYGEHVVSQTGIEPVTSP
- the thyA gene encoding thymidylate synthase, with the protein product MKQYLHLMKKVLNEGTEKEDRTGTGTVSIFGHQMRFNLKEGFPLVTTKKCHLRSIIHELLWFLKGDTNIAYLRENQVSIWEEWADKTGSLGPIYGKQWRAWGTPDGHQVDQLSQTLELLKNNPDSRRMIVSAWNVGELDKMALAPCHAFFQFYVVKKTLSCQLYQRSCDVFLGLPFNIASYSLLMHMIAQQCDFFLGDFVWTGGDIHLYSNHLDQAHLQLTREPRSLPHLLINRKPDSLFDYHFEDFSLEKYNPYPAIKAPVAI
- the lgt gene encoding prolipoprotein diacylglyceryl transferase — translated: MNHTYFTFPKFDPIIFSIGPIALHWYGLMYLLGFIFALWLAIRRANKPNSHWNRIEVENLLYACFMGVFIGGRLGYVLFYNFSAFWDNPLYLFKVWEGGMSFHGGLIGVICVMLFFARRTQRHFFQVSDFVAPLIPFGLAAGRLGNFINGELWGRVAINTPWAVLFPGSRSEDISFAAGDPELQNLLNQYGVLPRHPSQIYEMILEGIVLFMILNLFIRRSRPIGSVSALFLIGYGIFRVIVEFFRQPDQQIGLFDGVISMGQILSIPMILFGFIMLIWAYRR
- a CDS encoding TusE/DsrC/DsvC family sulfur relay protein, with product MLIFEHRRIETDAQGYLKNTDHWSEALALFLAEQEGIVLTPEHWEMLYFIRHFYKKFNTSPAIRLLVKALHEKYGPDKGNSRYLYQLFPKGPATQASKIGGLPKPVKCI